Within Vicia villosa cultivar HV-30 ecotype Madison, WI linkage group LG1, Vvil1.0, whole genome shotgun sequence, the genomic segment tactAGTAAGAGGCATGCCAAGATACTTAAAAGGTAAGGATCCCTCCTCAAAAAATGTGACACACGGAATTTCCTGCTTGACAACGTTACCAACATTACCAAAATACACATTACATTTAGCAAGATTCATACATAACCTTGTGGGTTCAAAAAATAAACGAAAAATCCTGCATAACCAAGTGAACAAACACAATATCACCTCTAGAGAATAGGAGAATGTCATCCGCAAAACTGAGGTTGATGATTTTCAACTTCTCACATTTTGAATGAAAGTTGAAGTCAAGATTTCTAGCCATCTTTCTTAGGACTCTATGGAGATACACCATCACCAAGACAAATAAAAGATGTGACAGGGATCACCTTGTCTTAAACCACATTTAGCTTGTATATTTCTAGTGATAGAATTATTGACCTTGTACCTGTAGGAAATCGATCTCATAATGATGATGAACTTCTTAGGAAAGCTAAGCTCAGTGAGAATGTCTTCGAGAGCACTTCATTccacactatcatacactttttgGATGTCCATCTGAATCATACACCTAAGAACCCCACTTTTAGCATTATAGTTCTTGATCGACTCATACGCGATTGTACAACAGGATATGGGGCGAAAGTCCTTAACCATACCGGCAGAATTAGATATAGGAATAATTGTCACCAAAGTATTAACAACTTTGTAAAGCCTCCCTCGAGCAAATGATTTTATACCATAAATTTATATTGAtatatatctttcaattattttaGGCAAGAtggtattttcttttaattatactagtaaacatttatttatttactattaataACTCATGAAGAATTATCATTAAAATGCATAGTTTTTTTTATCACAACAAACTCACTgaatttcattcaataaaacatgTTCAATATAAAGAGGACTCGAATTCAACCAAGAATTGACCGCCCTTGcaagtttttttaaaatgcaTAGTTAATATTGGAACAAATggtattttcggagatacatctctgaattAACTTTATATTGATGCAACCAAATAGGTGAGCAGACTCTTCTCTTATTGTATTTCAATAGTACACACTTATTGTGTTTTCCTATATGGTTGGAAGATACAGATATAGTAAAAGGCCGGCTAGTAAGAGCAGTTTCATATAGATCATCAACAGTCATGAATTCTCAAAGATAGCCCAAATGGTTCAATGTTATTGGGAAGGTACATAAATAAGAATACAATACAATACAGGAATATTTACAGAGAGTTTAATAGTTGACATTATGTGCAGTATCCAACAGTTGACATTATGTGCAGCATCCAAAGGTTTTCTCCGTACTATAATACATGTAAAGAAACCCATCCTCATGCTTGAACGATCTATAAACAGAGTCCATCACACTGGCTGCAAAAACAATcacaaacacaacaacacaatgaaacaataacaaacaaaaaacgaAAATATTAGAATAAGATTAGGAATCATAGTGCAAGTTTATTACCAGTTTGAGGTAAAGTATTCTTGACAAATACAAAAAGAGCTTTTCCAGCTGGTAAACTAAGTCTGGAACTCAAAATATGAATGAAATGCCCAACAGACAAGTCTCTTGGAACAAGATATCTATCACAATTATAACAAATTCTAAAATTATTGATACAGTTTTTTTAAGCATTTATCAAATATATGTAATCATGTTTgccctaatttttatttatacagATATAGTGATTCTGGTCTTACTTTTTCTTCTCCAATTCAGGTAGATCGCATTTGGAATACCGTTCCACAATcacctgaagaagaagatgattatTATTATCAACAAAGAGCGAAAATTGAAATTCAATTGGGGGAAAACTGAAATCGAGATTTATTTAAGAGGAAAGGGACTAACGGGGATTCGATCTGGGAATTTGGCGATAATATCACGCGATTCTTCAAGCCTTTGTTCTGCAGAAACCAAAACGAGTGTTAAAATTGATGATTAAATTGGATGAATTTAAAAAGAATTAAGAATTGAACGAACCGAAAGTATACTCGTCCTGGAAACAAGAGGTTCTTCCCATTTTGgaaatttcttcttcaaatttcaGTTCAGTTCTATTAATAGATCACGTATTTATTGgtcaagataaataaaataaaaaaccctTATCTTAGATGATGATTGTGGATAAGCACAACCTCGAAAGTAACTAGTGATATATTGGATTTATTGTATGCTCTAAGCACAAGCGGGGATAGCTCAGTTGGGAGAGCGTCAGACTGAAGATCTGAAGGTCGCGTGTTCGATCCACGCTCACCgcaatttctttattttatcgtTTTGGGCTTGTATGAGAGGTAACGTATTTGATAAACATTTTTGCCTTTTCGTGTCTCTTATTGTTACTTTCATAGCATCGTTTATCAACATCACTTTCATCTCTGGCACGAGGTCAGACACCACACGTGCTTTCTAGTTTAGGTTTTAATATCTTATGTAATATATGGGGTCCTTTTTCACGTTAATACATTCTTTCTATCATAGTAAAGATATTCACACCAAACCTCTTGAGTTGAAACACCTAGACAAATAGGACTGTTGGACATAAACATCAACGCATCCTAAATATTGCTCGTGGTCTATTATTTCAATCTAATCTTCCCATTGTTTTTTTAGAATCATAATGTAACTTATGTTGTTTTTATCATGAATTTACTTCCTTCAAAAATCTTGGACAATAAACACTCATAATTGATTTTGCACAACAAAAATCCTGGTTTAAGGGTTTTTGGTTCTCTGTTATGCTTCAACACTCACTGCTCATAGAACTTAATTTCAATCTAGAGCTAGAAAACCATATACTTAGGACACAAAGATGGTGTTAAAGGCTACATTATTTATGACTTGCATACTCATGAATTATTTCTTTCAAGATATGCTTTTAtgagaatgtttttttttttattatttcatggCACTAATAACCAATTTTCAATGAATACTACTGAATATTCCATACAAATATTATAGTTAAATTACGAAGGATCTAACAAATTGAGTTTTAACAACAGAGTTTTTCACATTCATTTTACAAGTATGTCCACAGAAGGATAATAAATAGGAGTAAGTAAATAATATTTGCACAATTTACCCAATACATAGAAAAGAACCAGTCCTAAATCTCGGTCATTTAGTTTATGAACACATCCATACATGACCTATCAAGTTTTATTAGTTGCAAATCAATGAAACCTTAACTTGTCCCGAACTCCAATGATTCCCATCTGAAGGGACGGAACATGTATAGAACTTCAGGTGAGCTTTTGAACAGGAGAGCAACACAAACACAGACTGCTGCTATGGCCACCATAGAGAGCATTGCAGGTCTGTATACCATAGACCTCCCTACTGCAGTTCTACAAGAAATTTTAGTATCACAAAGTTTACACTGCCCATGGCCACGTTTTACTTCAGCTTTTCCAATCTCAAATCCAGTGAGAGACTCGATTTGCTTCTGCTTCTGGTTTGTATTGCCCTCTGTCTGATTGCTAGGGATCTCGACTACCACATGAGCTGCTACTTGTCTCTTGTTAATTTTTCTCTGCACCAAGTGAATGTAAGTATAATGGCCACGTAATCGTGCATAATCTTCAGGTGTGGAGCCTGTGCTGTCACGGGCATTCTTCCATGCTTCAATTCCCACCTGTAATGAAAAAACTGTTATCAATGCTGCGCTATGGAATGCATGA encodes:
- the LOC131643970 gene encoding autophagy-related protein 8i-like; translation: MGRTSCFQDEYTFEQRLEESRDIIAKFPDRIPVIVERYSKCDLPELEKKKYLVPRDLSVGHFIHILSSRLSLPAGKALFVFVKNTLPQTASVMDSVYRSFKHEDGFLYMYYSTEKTFGCCT